Within the Legionella pneumophila subsp. pneumophila str. Philadelphia 1 genome, the region AGCTTGATGAGCAAATGCCGCAAAAACTTCAAAAACTCGACGGCAAAACGCTTGAAATGGTCATTACCCCCTTAAATGTTAATTTTTACATTCGCTTTAAAGGGAGTGAAATGCAATTGCTCCATCGCATTGATGGGCGCCCTGATACAATCATTCACAGCAATCCGATAGGATTGATTCGCTTGAGCTTATTACCCACATCGAAAGCCCGCTCTTTATTTAATGACAAGATACGCATCTCAGGCGACATTGAATTGGGGCAAAGCGTAAAGAAACTATTTGACGAAATAGATATTGACTGGGAAGGGCACCTGGCTCACTTCACAGGTGATGTGGTGGCTCATCAAATTGGCTCTTTTGTACGTAAAGGACTGGAATTTAAAAATCAATTCAGCACCTCGATGCAACAAAACATCACCGAATTTCTTCAGGAAGAATTACGCATTTGTCCTTCAAGAAATGAACTGGAAGATTTTTTTGCCGAGGTTGATGAATTGGTGTTAAGTGTTGATCGCCTTCAAGCCCATATCAATAATTTAATGAGCGATGATGAAGGCAATTAAACGATTGGATAATTTTATTCAGGATCTGGATGGATTATCATTGCATATTGAGCGGCTGGAAGCTCGAAATCAACAACCGATGAGCTGTTA harbors:
- a CDS encoding ubiquinone biosynthesis accessory factor UbiJ yields the protein MLKEYSLKALQTAINQAMKLDEQMPQKLQKLDGKTLEMVITPLNVNFYIRFKGSEMQLLHRIDGRPDTIIHSNPIGLIRLSLLPTSKARSLFNDKIRISGDIELGQSVKKLFDEIDIDWEGHLAHFTGDVVAHQIGSFVRKGLEFKNQFSTSMQQNITEFLQEELRICPSRNELEDFFAEVDELVLSVDRLQAHINNLMSDDEGN